From Candidatus Thermodiscus eudorianus:
CGCTGTCCATTGTAAGGTTGCAGTCCCTGACTTCTAGCCTGCCGTTCCCGAATCTCGTACTGCTTATATGGGCGTTTAGGTATGTTAGCTTGACTGTACCGTTTAGCTCGGATCGAGTTATCGTGGCGTTGGTGTGATCGCTCCATTGGAAGCCATTGATGTCGGTGTATGATTCTACTGTTAGGTTGGTTATTTCGAGGTCTGTAGCCTTGTTGTCTGCGCGGTAATAGAGTTTGTGTATCCAGGAGTTCCTTATGTATAGCGTGGTGGCGTTGGACCTTGCGTTGTTTCCATAGTTCACGTTTACGTCGTAACTGCTTATAGAGACTGAGGGGTGGCTGGTGTCTAGCCTGTTTATATTGAATACCGTGTCGCCGCTTATGTAGAAGAGATTGTATATGGCGTATCCAGTTAGGCTTTGGAATCTTAGCCCGTGGACTTCTAGCCTCGCGAGTGTAGTGGGGTCCGAGTCTTCATCCCCACTTACTTGGATTACATTGATGCTGGAGCCCGTGTACTTGATGAGTGCGTTCTTGAAGTATAGGAGGGGTGAGGGGCCCCTCGCCAGTATGCCGGGGTTGCATCCCCCCAGGTATTCCAGTGTCGAGTCGGTAACGTTTAGTGTTCCATTGACTAGTATCTGGTAGCCCTGCGAGGAGTTGGTGGTGATCTTGGATCCCCCCTCTAGTATCAGCGTGCCTCCCTCCTTGACCGTAATGCTGTACTGGCAGTTGCTGGATTCGTTGATTACTAGAGTGGCGTTCCGTAGCCTGAGGGTCCCTCCAGGCTCCACCACTACGCTGCCACTAACGTGTACCGTCTGGTTCTCGATCACCTGGGTTCCAGTCACTGTTAACCCGCTGGCTCCCGCGGGGTAGAGGAGTGGGACGAGGTCTGCTGGTATCGTGGCCAGTAGTATCATGGCGGCCAGTAGCAGGGGGCCTAGGCGGATACCCATAACCCGATCACCATACGAGCCTACTCGTGGCTGGTGCTTGGCGGCGTGTTGTGATAAGTTCTGGGTTTGACGGATAGCATCAAACCCGGAAAAACACGAGTTTAATAACAATATTAGGAGCTGGCCCCTCCCTCCTCCAGGTACCTGTAGAGGGCTAGGAGCAGCTCCTCCACCTGCCTCATTCTGTCATGGTAGGAGACGAAGCCGATGAGGCTCGGGTATCCTGGGACTATCTCCTCTACGCTGTAGTGTACTTCGCCTTCCAGGCTTGATAGGATGACTGCGAGCACCCTGAAAGCCTCCAGCGCCCCCGAGGGGTCATCTCCAGGCACTGGTAGTGGCACCTGTACCTGTGTTATGTATCCGTGCTCGGGATCATCCTTCACCTCTATGATGGCTTCTCCCAGGTGTATCCTGGTTACCTCTCCTTCGGCTTCGAAGCTTATGCCGAGTGTCTTGAGTGTTTCTTGGAGTCTCCTGGATGGTCCCTCGGCTCCCACGTGGCCCGGTATTCCTGTGGGCTCCTCCATCCCAGGATCCCCCCTAGATTGGCCTTGCCAGGGGGACGTTATTGTATACCTGCCCGAGGGAGTCTATCATCGTTATCGTTACCATGGTGTCTGGTGTTATGGTGGTGTTTAGGTCTATCCTTATCGTGTCCGTGGGCCTCCACAGGCCTGTCTCGTTGTATAGGGTCCCGTTGACCCTTACTAGGACTGTTGTTATCCCGTAGTCCTTGAGGCATGGCGGCGCGTTGCTCGTGTAGTCTATGGTTATGGTTCCGTTAGGCCATGCGATGGCCTTAGCGTTGACCAAGTACGGGGCAAGGTATACCCTGGCCTCGGATGCATGAACACGCTTGCCGTCGACGTAGAACTCCACCGTGTACTCGCCGGGCGCCAGGTTAGGAGTAACCGGGACAACGACCCTCCTACCAACGGGGACCTCCACCTCGGCCTTTAGATTGCCAGAGTCATCGTAGAACTTGAGCGTCACAGGCTTACTGCACTCCCCCTCGATGTCAATGATGATCTTGTTAGTGAGGAAGCAGGCATGAGCCACCTCCAACCCACCGCACTGGCCGCCGTGATGGCCGAAGTACAACGCAACGCCCACCGCAACCAACAGGACAGCCAACACACCAGCTATAGCCAGGGTCCTCGAATCCATCAGCCTCCCCAAGGCGATGACTCGGGTGTCAGCAGGCTTAATTAATGCGGGGAGCCCCCGGGCTTCTGGACATAGTTGCTGTTTATATGCCGGTGAAGGAGCCTCCTCCAGGCATGTTGTTTCCTTACGATAAAAATGGCTGGAATATGAAGGCGGCGACTCTGACTAGCAGATACCCTAGTAGTATTACCTGATTATGTTATGTGACGGGGGCGGCGGGATGATGAACACCGCACGAGCTGACGCTTGATGAGGCTCGATGCCGCTGACCCGCCGCTCCCAATGGCTTATCTCTTTCCTGCCGCGGGCTATAATCCTTTGCCTTGAAGGGTCTCTCGGGGGGACATGGCCCGGGGGCTTAGTGACTTCCCCGGGGCCTGTTGGGGGGTGTAGAGTTTGGTGGCGGTGTGTGGAGGGAGGCCACGCTACAGTAGCTATATACCCTTGTAAATACATGTATCCAGGTATATATACTATATCCCCGTACTAGGGGGAACTGGTAGCATTGGAGTGACGCTCAGGATAACCAGGGAATCCATGGACAAGGCCAGAGAGCAATACCGGCTCGTGGGAGTGCACTGCGTCTCCTGCAAGAGGGTCATAGAGACGGAGCTATCGAGGATACCGGGGGTAGAGAGGGCCGAGGTGGACCCCAACACGGGGACCCTAACCCTGGCCCTGGCAGGTGGCGTGGATAGGAGGGAGATAGTCGAGGCGGTCCGCCGGGTGGGATACGATATAGTGCTTGAGAGGCTCGTGCTCCGCGTCGAGGGTCTAAAGGAGGGGATGGGGAAGCCCCTTGAGGAGAAGCTCAAGAGGATCCCCGGCGTAGTGGATGCAAGGGTCTACGAGGCCGGGAGGATAGTCAGGGTAGAGTTCGACCCCCTAGCCGCTTCTAGCGACGATATAGTCGGCGGGCTCGCGGCGATGGGGTTGAAGGCGGAGCCCCTGGAGAGCGAGTCCAAAAGAGACTACACGCGACACGCGCTAGCCGCGGTCGCCATATCGACCCTAGTATACGCCGCGGGGCTACTCACGGGCTCGACGCCACTAGCCGCGGTGGCGGGCTTGGTGGCTTATCTAGTATCCTTCTACGGGTTCGTCATACCAGCCCTCAAGGCGGCACTGCACGGGTACCTGATAATGGACACCCTACTAGCCCTGGGCACGACAGTGGCGCTAGCGATAAGCGTCTACGGCCTGTTCACGGGCGGGCCGCTCTACTTCGACGCGATAGTGTTCATAACACTCTTCGTCCTAGCCGGGAGGTACGTCGAGGAAAGGCTGAGGAGCAGGGCCGAGAGGATACTGGCGGCCTCCAAGGAGATACTGCCCGAGAAGGCCAGGGTCGAGAGACGAGGGACCCTCGTGGAGATCTCGGAGAGCGAGGTGAAGCCTGGCGAGACTGTAGTCGTTAGGACCGGGGAGAGGATACCGGTAGACGGGAGGATACACTCTGGCACGGGCGAAGTCGACGAGAGCCCGGTAACCGGGGAATCGGAGCCACGCCACGTGGCCACGGGAGACCTCGTACTGGCGGGGTCCACCCTGGTTAGGGGATGGCTCAAGGTAACGGCCCTTAGGACTGGGAGGTATAGGCTCGTAGCTAGGGCTCTAGAGGCGGCTAGGGAGGCGGGCCTCTACAAGCCGAGGCTACAGGAGATCGCCGACCGCGTGGTCTCCGTGTTTGTACCGGTAGTCCTGGCGGTGGCCGCGGCCACGGTGGCGGGCCACATAGTACTGGGGTCGACGATAACCACCGCGTTGCTCGCGGCGGCTACCGTGCTGGTAGTAGCTTGCCCCTGTGCCCTCGGGATAGCGATTCCAACGGGGGTGGCTGCATCCGTAGCCAGGGCTTACAGGATGGGCTTGATATTGAAGAGGCCCGATGTGCTGGAGCAGCTGGCCCGTGTGGGGATAGTGGCCTTCGATAAGACGGGGACCCTCACCAAGGGCAAGCCCGTGGTGGTCGACGCCAAGCCGGTTGAGGGACCCCTAGAGGAGTCCCTAAGGCTAGCCGCAGCCCTGGAATCAGGTAGCAATCACCCGCTGGCCAGGGCTATAGTAGACTACTACAACACGACCTACGGGGGCGATCCCCCGAGGCCCGAGTCCCTAGACGAGGTGCCCGGCCTGGGCCTAGTCGGCGTGGTTGACGGCTTAAACGTGGCCGTGGGCGGGGCTAGGCTGTTGGAGGAGCTGGGCCTAGAGGAGCCCCGTGTAGGGGTCGAAGGCTATACTAGGGTCTACGTCGTGGTTGATAACGTTGTCCGGGCTGTAATAGGCTTGGAGGACGAGGTCAGGGAAGACGCCGCCCGGCTCGTGAAGACGCTACACGGGATGGGCGTGAAGACCTGTATACTCTCCGGAGATGCTCAGCCCGCCGTGGAGAGGGTTGCTGAGAGGCTGGGCATACCAGGCGACTGTGCTCTCGGGCGTTTGGACCCGTTGGGGAAGGCCGAGCGTATATCGAGGCTTAGGCGTGAGGCCCCGGTAGCCTATGTTGGTGATGGAGTCAACGATGGGCCCGCGCTGGCGGAGGCTGATGTTGGTATAGCGGTTAACGAGGCCTTGGATGTGGCCAGGCAGGCGGGGGATATCGTGTTGGCCCGCAACAACATGGAGCTGGTGGTCTATGCCATAGAGCTGGCGCGGCGGGCGGCGAGGACGATTAGGTTCAACCTGTTCTGGGCCTTCGCCTACAACACGGTGCTTATACCGGTCGCAGCTGGGGTCTTGTCCCCTCTGGGAGTCACTATAGGCCCGGAGGTAGCCGCGCTGGTCATGAGCCTTAGCTCGATAACGGTGACCTCGAACAGTGCTAGGATCCTTTATTGGAGGCCGAGGAGGGCCATGGTATAGGCTTACCCTGGCAAATCTATAAATCTAGGACATAGTATATACTAGGTATTAATTGCCGGCTCACACCCATCCCTCTTAACCGGTGAGTAACTCGATGGCTAAGCACATAGACCCCGTCTGTGGAATGGAGGTCGACTCGACCACGCCCTACAAGACAATACACAAGGGCAAGGTCTACTACTTCTGCAGCAGGACATGCCTAGAAGAGTTCAAGGCGAGGCCAGACTACTACCTAGAACACGGCCCACAGGGAATGCCGGGAGAGACGAGCCACCACAAACACCACACAGGCCACAGCTGCTAGACGAGAGAGTACAGGAGCCTAGCCGCCCTCAAAGCATTATCAAACAACCCAGGATCCCCACCACACACCCCTCCACCGAGACACCACTCCAGGCCCGAGGAATCCCTAAGGGGCCTGAGACACTCCCAGCGCCTAGAGGCGGCCACGGCAACATGCTCCTGCTCGAAATGGCCTGGAAGGGGCTTGAGGAGCCCCCTAACGCCCAAGTGAGCCAGTGTAGAGGCAGTGGTCAGTCCAGCATTGCTGACAACGCAGTCGAAACCCCTCAGATAGAGGGGTAGCTTTGGGTTCAAGCCAATCCACCTCCCAGCCCCGGGATCCATCCCGGAGGCCACGACCACCCGGTAGCCGAGGCCCTCCAGGGCCCTGGCGGCTTCGGCCAGGTATTCTAGGCCCATGAGGGTCCCTCCAGACTGCACCAGGATATAGTGCTCCCCGGGGTCGAGGCCTAGGCTTGATAACGCCGCCTCCCTGTCGAGTGCCTCACTGCTCGACACGGCGGGCACTGGGCCTATAACGTGGAACTCCTCAAGCACTTCGCGGAGCCTCGGCCCCAGAACCCTGAACGCCCTCAGATCCCCGTGCTCCCATTCGAGCCCCACATATACTCTCTCATCGAAGAGCGGGAGCCTCCTCAGGAGGAACCGGTTAACCGCCACCGCCGCCGCGATACGGGAGGGACCCCCTATGGGCGGGTAGAGGGGGAAGTCCGCTATCCACGCCTTCGCAACCCCTATCCTCTCGGCGACGCTTATAGCCTCCCAGCTCTCATCGCACACGACCAGGTCCGGCTTGAACTCCTCAACATCCCTAAGCAGCCACCGGGCATTCTCCAATGCGATCCTATGCTCTTGAAGGGCGGCCCTCAGCCCGATCAGGGCCTCACCAGTCCTACGGTACCAGTCCTCCGCTATACTTGATAGGTCGCTTGAGAGCCTGGAGCCCCGTGAGACCGGCATGCCCCATCTG
This genomic window contains:
- the cadA gene encoding cadmium-translocating P-type ATPase, coding for MTLRITRESMDKAREQYRLVGVHCVSCKRVIETELSRIPGVERAEVDPNTGTLTLALAGGVDRREIVEAVRRVGYDIVLERLVLRVEGLKEGMGKPLEEKLKRIPGVVDARVYEAGRIVRVEFDPLAASSDDIVGGLAAMGLKAEPLESESKRDYTRHALAAVAISTLVYAAGLLTGSTPLAAVAGLVAYLVSFYGFVIPALKAALHGYLIMDTLLALGTTVALAISVYGLFTGGPLYFDAIVFITLFVLAGRYVEERLRSRAERILAASKEILPEKARVERRGTLVEISESEVKPGETVVVRTGERIPVDGRIHSGTGEVDESPVTGESEPRHVATGDLVLAGSTLVRGWLKVTALRTGRYRLVARALEAAREAGLYKPRLQEIADRVVSVFVPVVLAVAAATVAGHIVLGSTITTALLAAATVLVVACPCALGIAIPTGVAASVARAYRMGLILKRPDVLEQLARVGIVAFDKTGTLTKGKPVVVDAKPVEGPLEESLRLAAALESGSNHPLARAIVDYYNTTYGGDPPRPESLDEVPGLGLVGVVDGLNVAVGGARLLEELGLEEPRVGVEGYTRVYVVVDNVVRAVIGLEDEVREDAARLVKTLHGMGVKTCILSGDAQPAVERVAERLGIPGDCALGRLDPLGKAERISRLRREAPVAYVGDGVNDGPALAEADVGIAVNEALDVARQAGDIVLARNNMELVVYAIELARRAARTIRFNLFWAFAYNTVLIPVAAGVLSPLGVTIGPEVAALVMSLSSITVTSNSARILYWRPRRAMV
- a CDS encoding YHS domain-containing protein — encoded protein: MAKHIDPVCGMEVDSTTPYKTIHKGKVYYFCSRTCLEEFKARPDYYLEHGPQGMPGETSHHKHHTGHSC